The DNA sequence CGGGAGATTTTCGACATGGATCATCGGCAATCTTCCGCTTCAATTCCTTTGAACTAACGGACGAATCCGACGCCGTCTAGTGATTCACCAGAGCCGACTGTTATGATATCGGCTCTTCCGACTTGTCGGTATCGGGCGGAAGAAACCAGACGAGTGATGCTCCGATCTTTTTGCGCCTGACTCGCCCAGCTTCATCGAGCTTTCGCAATCGTTGATCCGCATTCTGTCGTG is a window from the Halalkalicoccus subterraneus genome containing:
- a CDS encoding winged helix-turn-helix domain-containing protein, which translates into the protein MSNRTPGGQFTPSNSDDEFVAAVHAHEPAATSEVANELGVTRQNADQRLRKLDEAGRVRRKKIGASLVWFLPPDTDKSEEPIS